A DNA window from Panthera tigris isolate Pti1 chromosome X, P.tigris_Pti1_mat1.1, whole genome shotgun sequence contains the following coding sequences:
- the MAGED1 gene encoding melanoma-associated antigen D1 isoform X2: protein MQTLMEAIQISEAPPTNQATAAGPNASPQSSQPPTASEMADIQVLAAAARPKTAFKAQNATTKGPNGAYDFSQALNAKDMPNAPTKAAFKSQNAAPKGPNAAYDFSQAATTSELTANKSEMAFKAQSATTKVGPNTTYSFSQSLSASEVANTQPKTAFKAWNDTTKAPTVDTQIQNINQAKMATSQTEVETNPGIPESDGAAAQTSADGSQAQNLESRTIIRGKRTRKINNLNVDENSSGDQRRAPLTAGTWRSAPVPVTTQNPPGAPPNVLWQTPLAWQNPSGWQNQPARQTPPARQSPPARQTPPAWQNPVAWQNPVIWPNPVIWQNPVIWPNPIVWPGPVVWPNPLAWQNPPGWQTPPGWQTPPGWQGPPDWQGPPDWPLPSDWPLPPDWPLPTDWPLPPDWIPTDWPVPPDWQNLRPSPNLRPSPNSRASQNLGASQPRDVALLQERANKLVKYLMLKDYTKVPIKRSEMLRDIIREYTDVYPEIIERACFVLEKKFGIQLKEIDKEEHLYILISTPESLAGILGTTKDTPKLGLLLVILGVIFMNGNRASEAVLWEALRKMGLRPGVRHPLLGDLRKLLTYEFVKQKYLDYRRVPNSNPPEYEFLWGLRSYHETSKMKVLRFIAEVQKRDPRDWTAQFMEAADEALDALDAAAAEAEARAEARTRMGIGDEAVSGPWSWDDIEFELLTWDEEGDFGDPWSRIPFTFWARYHQNARSRFPQTFAGPIIGPSGTASANFAANFGAIGFFWVE, encoded by the exons ATGCAGACCCTGATGGAGGCCATCCAGATTTCAGAGGCTCCACCTACCAACCAGGCCACAGCAGCTGGGCCGAATGCTAGTCCCCAGAGTTCACAGCCCCCAACAGCCAGTGAGATGGCTGACATTCAGGTTTTAGCGGCTGCCGCTAGGCCCAAAACAGCCTTTAAGGCTCAGAATGCCACCACAAAAGGCCCAAATGGTGCCTATGATTTCTCTCAGGCTCTTAATGCCAAGGACATGCCCAATGCACCGACTAAGGCAGCCTTTAAGTCCCAGAATGCTGCTCCTAAGGGCCCAAATGCTGCCTATGATTTTTCCCAGGCAGCAACCACCAGTGAGTTAACTGCTAACAAGTCTGAGATGGCCTTTAAGGCCCAGAGTGCCACTACTAAGGTGGGCCCAAATACCACCTACagtttctctcagtctctcagtgCCAGTGAGGTGGCCAACACTCAGCCTAAGACAGCCTTTAAGGCTTGGAATGACACCACTAAGGCCCCAACGGTTGATACCCAGATCCAGAATATTAACCAAGCCAAGATGGCCACTTCCCAGACTGAGGTAGAGACCAACCCAGGTATCCCTGAATCTGATGGTGCAGCTGCACAGACATCAGCAGATGGTTCCCAGGCTCAGAATCTGGAGTCCAGGACTATAATTCGGGGCAAGAGGACCCGCAAG ATTAATAACTTGAATGTGGATGAGAACAGCAGTGGGGATCAGAGACGGGCCCCACTGACTGCAGGGACATGGAGGTCTGCACCGGTTCCAGTTACCACTCAGAACCCACCTGGCGCACCCCCCAATGTGCTCTGGCAGACCCCATTGGCCTGGCAGAACCCTTCAGGCTGGCAAAACCAGCCAGCCCGGCAGACCCCACCAGCACGTCAGAGCCCCCCAGCTAGGCAGACCCCACCAGCCTGGCAAAACCCAGTTGCTTGGCAGAACCCAGTGATCTGGCCGAACCCAGTGATCTGGCAGAACCCAGTGATCTGGCCAAACCCCATTGTCTGGCCTGGTCCGGTTGTCTGGCCGAACCCACTAGCCTGGCAGAATCCACCTGGATGGCAGACCCCACCTGGATGGCAGACCCCACCAGGTTGGCAGGGTCCTCCAGATTGGCAAGGCCCTCCTGACTGGCCGCTACCATCCGACTGGCCTCTACCACCTGATTGGCCACTTCCCACTGACTGGCCACTCCCACCTGACTGGATCCCCACTGATTGGCCAGTCCCACCTGACTGGCAGAACCTACGACCTTCACCAAACCTGCGACCCTCTCCCAACTCGCGTGCCTCACAGAACCTGGGTGCCTCACAGCCCCGAGATGTGGCCCTTCTTCAGGAAAGA gCAAATAAGTTGGTCAAGTACCTGATGCTTAAAGATTATACCAAGGTGCCCATCAAGCGCTCAG AAATGTTGAGGGATATCATCCGTGAATACACTGATGTTTATCCAGAAATCATTGAACGTGCATGCTTTGTCCTGGAGAAG AAATTTGGGATTCAGCTGAAGGAGATTGACAAAGAAGAACACCTGTATATTCTCATCAGTACCCCGGAGTCCTTGGCTGGCATACTGGGAAC GACCAAAGACACACCCAAGCTGGGTCTCCTCTTGGTGATATTGGGCGTCATCTTCATGAATGGCAACCGTGCCAGTGAAG CTGTCCTCTGGGAGGCACTACGCAAGATGGGACTGCGTCCTGG GGTGAGACATCCTCTCCTTGGAGATCTGAGGAAACTTCTTACTTACGAGTTTGTAAAGCAAAA GTACCTGGATTACAGACGAGTGCCCAACAGCAACCCTCCTGAGTATGAGTTCCTCTGGGGCCTCCGTTCCTACCATGAAACTAGCAAGATGAAAGTGCTGAGATTCATTGCAGAG GTTCAAAAGAGAGATCCTCGTGACTGGACTGCACAGTTTATGGAGGCTGCAGATGAGGCATTGGATGCTCTAGACGCTGCTGCAGCTGAGGCTGAGGCCCGGGCTGAGGCGAGAACCCGCATGGGGATTGGAGATGAGGCCGTATCTGGGCCCTGGAGCTGGGATGACATTGAGTTTGAGCTGCTGACCTGGGATGAGGAAGGAGATTTTGGCGATCCCTGGTCTAGAATCCCATTTACCTTCTGGGCCAGATACCACCAGAATGCCCGCTCCAGATTTCCTCAGACCTTCGCTGGCCCCATTATTGGCCCTAGTGGTACAGCCAGTGCCAACTTCGCTGCCAACTTTGGTGCCATTGGTTTCTTCTGGGTTGAGTGA
- the MAGED1 gene encoding melanoma-associated antigen D1 isoform X1, with the protein MAQKMDCGAGLLGFQAEASVEDSTLLMQTLMEAIQISEAPPTNQATAAGPNASPQSSQPPTASEMADIQVLAAAARPKTAFKAQNATTKGPNGAYDFSQALNAKDMPNAPTKAAFKSQNAAPKGPNAAYDFSQAATTSELTANKSEMAFKAQSATTKVGPNTTYSFSQSLSASEVANTQPKTAFKAWNDTTKAPTVDTQIQNINQAKMATSQTEVETNPGIPESDGAAAQTSADGSQAQNLESRTIIRGKRTRKINNLNVDENSSGDQRRAPLTAGTWRSAPVPVTTQNPPGAPPNVLWQTPLAWQNPSGWQNQPARQTPPARQSPPARQTPPAWQNPVAWQNPVIWPNPVIWQNPVIWPNPIVWPGPVVWPNPLAWQNPPGWQTPPGWQTPPGWQGPPDWQGPPDWPLPSDWPLPPDWPLPTDWPLPPDWIPTDWPVPPDWQNLRPSPNLRPSPNSRASQNLGASQPRDVALLQERANKLVKYLMLKDYTKVPIKRSEMLRDIIREYTDVYPEIIERACFVLEKKFGIQLKEIDKEEHLYILISTPESLAGILGTTKDTPKLGLLLVILGVIFMNGNRASEAVLWEALRKMGLRPGVRHPLLGDLRKLLTYEFVKQKYLDYRRVPNSNPPEYEFLWGLRSYHETSKMKVLRFIAEVQKRDPRDWTAQFMEAADEALDALDAAAAEAEARAEARTRMGIGDEAVSGPWSWDDIEFELLTWDEEGDFGDPWSRIPFTFWARYHQNARSRFPQTFAGPIIGPSGTASANFAANFGAIGFFWVE; encoded by the exons ATGGCTCAGAAAATGGACTGTGGTGCGGGCCTCCTCGGCTTCCAG GCTGAGGCCTCCGTAGAAGACAGCACCTTGCTTATGCAGACCCTGATGGAGGCCATCCAGATTTCAGAGGCTCCACCTACCAACCAGGCCACAGCAGCTGGGCCGAATGCTAGTCCCCAGAGTTCACAGCCCCCAACAGCCAGTGAGATGGCTGACATTCAGGTTTTAGCGGCTGCCGCTAGGCCCAAAACAGCCTTTAAGGCTCAGAATGCCACCACAAAAGGCCCAAATGGTGCCTATGATTTCTCTCAGGCTCTTAATGCCAAGGACATGCCCAATGCACCGACTAAGGCAGCCTTTAAGTCCCAGAATGCTGCTCCTAAGGGCCCAAATGCTGCCTATGATTTTTCCCAGGCAGCAACCACCAGTGAGTTAACTGCTAACAAGTCTGAGATGGCCTTTAAGGCCCAGAGTGCCACTACTAAGGTGGGCCCAAATACCACCTACagtttctctcagtctctcagtgCCAGTGAGGTGGCCAACACTCAGCCTAAGACAGCCTTTAAGGCTTGGAATGACACCACTAAGGCCCCAACGGTTGATACCCAGATCCAGAATATTAACCAAGCCAAGATGGCCACTTCCCAGACTGAGGTAGAGACCAACCCAGGTATCCCTGAATCTGATGGTGCAGCTGCACAGACATCAGCAGATGGTTCCCAGGCTCAGAATCTGGAGTCCAGGACTATAATTCGGGGCAAGAGGACCCGCAAG ATTAATAACTTGAATGTGGATGAGAACAGCAGTGGGGATCAGAGACGGGCCCCACTGACTGCAGGGACATGGAGGTCTGCACCGGTTCCAGTTACCACTCAGAACCCACCTGGCGCACCCCCCAATGTGCTCTGGCAGACCCCATTGGCCTGGCAGAACCCTTCAGGCTGGCAAAACCAGCCAGCCCGGCAGACCCCACCAGCACGTCAGAGCCCCCCAGCTAGGCAGACCCCACCAGCCTGGCAAAACCCAGTTGCTTGGCAGAACCCAGTGATCTGGCCGAACCCAGTGATCTGGCAGAACCCAGTGATCTGGCCAAACCCCATTGTCTGGCCTGGTCCGGTTGTCTGGCCGAACCCACTAGCCTGGCAGAATCCACCTGGATGGCAGACCCCACCTGGATGGCAGACCCCACCAGGTTGGCAGGGTCCTCCAGATTGGCAAGGCCCTCCTGACTGGCCGCTACCATCCGACTGGCCTCTACCACCTGATTGGCCACTTCCCACTGACTGGCCACTCCCACCTGACTGGATCCCCACTGATTGGCCAGTCCCACCTGACTGGCAGAACCTACGACCTTCACCAAACCTGCGACCCTCTCCCAACTCGCGTGCCTCACAGAACCTGGGTGCCTCACAGCCCCGAGATGTGGCCCTTCTTCAGGAAAGA gCAAATAAGTTGGTCAAGTACCTGATGCTTAAAGATTATACCAAGGTGCCCATCAAGCGCTCAG AAATGTTGAGGGATATCATCCGTGAATACACTGATGTTTATCCAGAAATCATTGAACGTGCATGCTTTGTCCTGGAGAAG AAATTTGGGATTCAGCTGAAGGAGATTGACAAAGAAGAACACCTGTATATTCTCATCAGTACCCCGGAGTCCTTGGCTGGCATACTGGGAAC GACCAAAGACACACCCAAGCTGGGTCTCCTCTTGGTGATATTGGGCGTCATCTTCATGAATGGCAACCGTGCCAGTGAAG CTGTCCTCTGGGAGGCACTACGCAAGATGGGACTGCGTCCTGG GGTGAGACATCCTCTCCTTGGAGATCTGAGGAAACTTCTTACTTACGAGTTTGTAAAGCAAAA GTACCTGGATTACAGACGAGTGCCCAACAGCAACCCTCCTGAGTATGAGTTCCTCTGGGGCCTCCGTTCCTACCATGAAACTAGCAAGATGAAAGTGCTGAGATTCATTGCAGAG GTTCAAAAGAGAGATCCTCGTGACTGGACTGCACAGTTTATGGAGGCTGCAGATGAGGCATTGGATGCTCTAGACGCTGCTGCAGCTGAGGCTGAGGCCCGGGCTGAGGCGAGAACCCGCATGGGGATTGGAGATGAGGCCGTATCTGGGCCCTGGAGCTGGGATGACATTGAGTTTGAGCTGCTGACCTGGGATGAGGAAGGAGATTTTGGCGATCCCTGGTCTAGAATCCCATTTACCTTCTGGGCCAGATACCACCAGAATGCCCGCTCCAGATTTCCTCAGACCTTCGCTGGCCCCATTATTGGCCCTAGTGGTACAGCCAGTGCCAACTTCGCTGCCAACTTTGGTGCCATTGGTTTCTTCTGGGTTGAGTGA